From Solidesulfovibrio fructosivorans JJ]:
ATTGAGGTCGATCATGAGCACCGCGTACTGGTAGTCGTCGCGGCGTCTCGTGCGCGTCAGCGCCCGTTCCAGGCGGTCGGCGAACAGGCTGCGGTTGGGGAGCCCGGTCAGGGCGTCGTGGAAGGCCTGGTGGGTGATCTGCTCCTCGAAGGCCTTGCGTTCGGAGATGTCCTGGTAAATGTAGACGATGCCCTGGGTCTCGCCGGCGATCCGGATGGGGAAGCCGATCATGGACACGGGGATGAGCCGGCCGTCCTGGTGGCGTCTCGAGGTTTCGCGCACGACCGATTTGCCGGACAGGATGGCGGTGCGGACGTTTTCGCACTCGGTCAGCAGGGGCTCGGGCACGATGAAGGCGCGCATGCCGAAGCCTTTGAGGTCCACTGCCCGAAAGCCGAAAAGGTCTTCGAAGGCCGCGTTGACGTCCACGATGTTGCGATGCATGTCGATCAGCGAAATGGCCTGGGGGGAGTTGGCGAACAGCTGGGAGAAGTAGGCGCGTTGGGCGGCGGCGCTCTCCTCGGCCCGCTTGCGGTCGGTGATGTCGACGACGGTGCCTTCATAGTAGGCCGCTTTGCCGTCCGCCTCGCGCACCACCCGGGCGTTTTCGGAAATCCAGATGACGGCGCCGTCCTTTTTGCGGATCTGGGATTCGAAATCGCGCACCTGGTCGTGGGCGGACAGCTGGCGCACGAAATCGTCGCGCCGGCCCGGATCGACGTAGAGCTGGCTTCCGATGTCGCGAAAATGCTGCGTCATCTCGACCACCGAGACGAAGCCGTAAATGCGGGCCAGGGTCCGGTTGGCCTCCAGATAGCGGCCTTCGGGCGTCGTCTGGAAGATGCCTTCCACGGCGTTTTCGAAAATGGAGCGGTACTTGCGCTCGGCGGCCCGCAGATTTTCCTCGGCCCGACGCCGCGTGGAGATGTCCCGAAAGAGCATGCAGGACACGGGCCGGCCGTCGACGGCCCCCACGGTGAAATTGGAGACGCTGACGTCCACGGCGCCGTTTTCCCCGGCGCTCCAGCGCGTGCAGCGCAAGAGCGCCGCGCCGCACAGATTCCAGGCCCCGCCTTCCGGCTCTTCGGCCCGCGCGTCCATGGGCCGCACCACCTCGCGCAGGTCCAGGCCCACGATCTCGCCCGCCTCCACGCCGAAAAGCGCCTCGAAGGCCGTGTTGACGGCCATGACCATGCCGTCGGCATCCCGCAAGAGCGCGGCGTTGGGGGAGGAAAGAAAGACTCGCTTGAAGGCGTCATCCGGCACGCCTGAGGAAGACAGGGAAGCAACGAAAGACATGGGCACCGCCTCAACAGGAATGCTTTGAGCTTTGCAGGAGGCACCGCGAATTGTCAACGTGTTGAAATATATGGAACATGAATATTAACGCAGCAGATTTCAAAGACTTTTGCGCAATCGCAACTTCGCTTTTTTCACAAAAAGAGTTTGACCACCCCCAAAACTGCGCTATGAACAAGGCAGTCTCGCCGTTCCAGGCTGGAACGGCGACATAGCGCCGTGGCGCGGACCGGCCGCGCCGCGAAAAGCTACGCCAGTCTTATGGCCCGTCGGGAAACGTAAACGAGGAGTTGCATCATGAAAACGCGCATCTTCGGTTTTCTGTTCGGGGTTGCCGTGTTCGCTTTCGCCCTGGCCGCGACCGCCCAGGCCCAATCCATGCAACAGGCCCCGGCCATGTCTTCGCAACAGCAGGCCATCCTGGCCGAGACCTGGACCCTGACCCCGCAACGCTCGGCCCACGCCGGCTTCACCGGGCTGCCGCTTCGCAACTGCGAGGGCCTCTCCTGCGGCGTGCTGGCCAAGATGCCCATCGGCACCCAGGTCGACGTCCTGCTGGACGACCGTGAGGGCTGGGCCCTGGTGCATGTGCCGACCCTGAACATGTACGGCTGGGTCAACACCAACAACATCTTCCAATAATTGACCATCCCGCGCCAAAGCGCGGCCGCTGTCCGCCAACTGGCCCCGATCCCGGCCCCCGGCTCGTCCGGAAGCGTCCGGGACGGGGCCGCCCCATTTGACCGTCCCCGGCTTTTGCCCTATTTTTCGCGCTTCTCGCGGCCGCCCGGCCGCCGCATTCCTTAAGAAGCAACGAGGCACAGCCATGACCGCACGCGACGCGGAAGCCAAGGACGCCGCCGGGGCCGCCCCGGCCCGGGATTTCATCCGCCAGATCATCGACGAGGACATGCGCACCGGCAAATGGGCCGGCCGCGTCCATACCCGCTTTCCGCCGGAGCCCAACGGCTACCTGCACATCGGCCACGCCAAGTCCATCTGCCTGAATTTCGGCTTGGCCAAGGAATTCTCCGGCCAGTGCAACCTGCGCTTCGACGACACCAATCCGGCCAAGGAAGAGGTGGAATACGTCGACTCGATCAAAGCGGACGTGCATTGGCTCGGCTTCGACTGGGAAGACCGGCTGTTCTATGCCTCGGACTACTTCGACCGGCTCTACGCCTTTGCCGAAATGCTGATCGAAAAGGGCCTGGCCTACGTCGACGACCTGTCCCAGGAGGAGATCCGGGCCTACCGGGGCACCCTGACCGAGCCGGGCAAGGACAGCCCGTATCGCGGCCGCACGCCCGAGGAGAACCTCGGCCTGTTCCGCCGCATGCGCGCCGGCGAATTTCCGGACGGGGCCAAGGTGCTGCGGGCGAAAATCGACATGCAAAGCCCCAACGTGGTCCTGCGCGACCCGGTGCTTTACCGCATCAAGCACGTCGCCCACCACCGCACCGGCGACAAGTGGTGCATCTACCCGATGTACGACTACACCCACTGCATTTCCGACGCCCTGGAAGGGGTGACCCATTCCCTGTGCTCGCTGGAGTTCGAGAACAACCGGCCGCTTTACGATTGGGTCCTCGACAACCTGCCCGTGCCCCAGCATCCCCAGCAGATCGAATTCGCGCGCTTAAACCTTTCCTATACGGTCTTAAGCAAGCGCAAACTCATCCAGCTGGTGACGGAAAAGCACGTGACCGGCTGGGACGACCCCCGCCTGCCCACCTTAAGCGGCATCCGCCGCCGGGGCTACACCCCGGAGGCCATCCGCGACTTCTGCGAGCGCATCGGCATCTCCAAGGCCGACAACATGGTGGACATGGCCCTGTTGGAGCACTGCCTGCGCGAGGATTTGAACCGCCGGGCCAAACGGGTCATGGCGGTGCTGCGGCCGCTCAAGGTCGTCATCGAGAACTATCCCGAGGGCCAGGTGGAAACCTTCGACTGCCCCTACCACCCCGAGGACCCGTCCCAGGGTTCGCGGCCGGTGCCGTTTTCCCGGGAAATATACGTCGAGCGCGACGACTTCATGGAGACCCCGGCCAAGAAATGGTTCCGTCTGGCCCCCGGGGCCGAGGTGCGGCTGCGCTACGCCTACTATGTCACCTGCACCGGCGTCATAAAGGACCCGGCCACGGGCGAGGTCGTCGAATTGCGTTGCGCCTACGATCCGGCCACGCGCGGCGGCTGGTCCAACGACGGACGCAAGGTCAAGGGCACGCTGCACTGGGTGTCCGCCGCCCATGCCAAGCCGGCCGAGGTGCGCCTCTACGACCGCCTGTTCACCAAGGAAAATCCGTCCGAGGGCAAGGGCGACTTCAAGGACTGGCTCAATTCCGATTCCCTGGAAGTGATCGAGGACGCCCTGATCGAGCCGGCGCTGGCCGGCGTTACGGCCGGGGAGAACATCCAGTTCGAGCGGCTGGGCTATTTCTGCGCCGACAAGGACGGCACGCCGCAAAAACCGGTCTTCAACCGCTCGGTGGCGCTTCGGGACTCCTGGGCCAAGGCGGCCGGCCGGTAGCGGTCAAAGGATTTGTACGCCCGCGGGCGACGGGGCGGCTGGCCGCGCATGTCCGGGATTTCCCGGCCGCGCGGCCAGCCGCCCCTTTTTTTTCGCCCCGACCGGCCGGTTGCGGGCACAGGCCGTCGCGGCGTCAGGGAAGCGGCCACAAACGAAAAAGGACTTTCGGGTCGCCATCCCGGAAGTCCTTTTTCTAAATTTGCGTTCTTGGAGGAAGGATACTTTTTAATAAGCAAGGATGGGGCCAACCCGCCCATTTCTTCAAAATAAAAAAAATCATCATGGAATAACAAGGTATTGGCAGGAAAGGTGCGGAGAGAATTCCAGGCCGCGGCAGTCGTTTCGGGTACAGAATCCTTGACCGGACCAGCCAACCCCCGGACAGGCGGTACAAGATTTTGTACCCGGCCCCTTTCCGCCGCAACCGGGCGGCCCCCCTTCCCAACGCGCGGTCAAACAGTATAATATGCATGCAGGCGGAGTCCGCGACCAGGACTTGGAAAACCGACGCGGAGCTCCGAAAAGGAAGGAACCCATGAAAACGCTGTTAGCACTCGCTTTGGCCGGACTCACCCTCGGCCTTGCCGGTTGCGCCGCGCGCCCCCTGACCGACTCCGAATTCCGGGGCTTTTGCTACACCTCCATCGGCCGACGCGCCTCCTGCGACACCATTTCCATTTGCAACGAATTCGACACGGACGTGCTCTCGGTCAAACACGCCTCCCGGGAAGCCTGTGTCAAGGCCTGCCAGGACGTCTACAACCGCCTGTACGTCCCCAACGAGTTCGACGGGTGCGTGTCCACGGTGATGATGGCCAACAACTGGTGCGCGAAATACTGCAATACGAACTATCCGAAGTAACCCGGGGCCGCGTTTGCCAAATGCAGACGCCTGGCGCGGCCGTTTGCCCCGGTGAAACGGACCGGCCGGGCGGGCGGGAAGCGGACGTACAACGACAACACAACCCGTTAATATCAAAGAGCTCTTTTCGAGGAGCCGTATGACATGGATTGGCATGGTCATTGCTTCGCCCGCGCCACGTACAGGGAGGAGCAGCCATGTCACTGCAAAGCGCCAAGGAATTCGTCAGCCGGCTCCATGAGGACCAGGATTTTCGCTGGGCTCTTGGGGAATGCAAAAACAAATGGGAGCGCCGCCGCTTCGTCATCCTCAACGGCTACAGCTTTTCGCCGGCCGAACTCGTCTGCGCCACCAGCCCCGGCGGGCACGCCTCCGAGGACCGCACGGCCGTGATCGAGCGGGTGCGCCGCCAGCACGGACACAGCGCCTACGCCTTCATGTAGCCGCGATAGCGGGCCGGGCCGGGCTGCTGCCCGCCGCCCTCCTCGGCCTTCCGGCCCCGGCCGAGGCTGGGACCGACCTTTCCCATACCATCACAGTCGACATCCTGTTCGCCCTGGCCCTTGTCACTGCCCTGGTCCTGGCCTTGTGGCGCAACCGCCTTCTGCGGGCCGAAACCGTCCGCCGCGAAGAAGCCGAACGCGCCCTGCGCGCCCAGCACGACCTGCTCGAAACGGTCTTCGACGCCACAAGCGACGCCATCCTGGTCCTTGACCAGGATTTCCGGGTGCTCACGGCCAACCGCACCGCGGCGGCGCGGTTCGACCGCGACGTCGCCTCCATGCGCGGCCGGGTCATCCTGGACCTGACCGAACCCGCCGTCGCCGCTGCCCGCCGGCGGCACTACACGGAGGCCATGACCACGGGCCGCACCGTCCGCTTCCGGGATATCCGGGGCGGGCGCACCTACGACAGCGTCCTGTACCGCCTGCCGGGCGTGGCCGACGCCCCGGTCCGGCTGGCCATCTACGCCAGGGACGTGACCGAGGAGCTCGAAGCCGAAGCCATGCTGCGGGAAAGCCGCGAGCGGCTGGACAAGATCTTCCACCTCACCCCCGCCGTCATCGCCATCACCACCCAGGCGGACGCGCGCTACATCGACATCAACAAGACCTTCACCGACATGACCGGCTACACCCGGGAGGATGTCATCGGCCGCAGCAACAGATCCCTGGACATCTGGCTGGACCCGAAAGACCGGGAACGGGTGGCCAGGACCATCAAACGCAAGGGCATCGTCCGCAACATGGAGTTGCGGGTGCGGTTCAAGGACGGACGCAAGGCCACCGGCCTGCTCTCCTGCATCCCCCTCGACGCCTACGGCGAGCCCTGCCTCCTCGGCGTCATGATGGACATCACCGAACGCAAGGACATGGAGCGCGAGCTGCGCCAGGCCAAGGAGGCGGCCGAGACGGCGAGCAAAGCCAAAACGCGGTTCCTCTCCGTCATGAGCCACGAGGTCCGCACGCCCATGAACACCATCCTCGGCATGGTGGACGTGCTGCGCGACAGCGGGCTCACCGGCCCGCAGTCCGAATATCTGGCCGCTCTCGAGCAGGCCGCCGAATCGCTTCTGACCCTGCTCGAGGATGTCCTGACCATTTCGCGCCTGGACTCCGGCACCCTGCAATTGCAAACTAGGCCTTACGTCCCGGCCGACCTGGCCCGGCAGGCCGGCGAGGCCTGCGCCCCCCGGGCCGAGGCCAAGGGATTGGCCTTCACCGTGGCCGTCGCACCGGACGTGCCGTCCGAGGCCTGCGGCGATCCCGAAAAAATCTGCCAAGTGCTCGACCATCTCCTCGACAACGCCGTCAAATTCACGGCCACGGGGGAGGTCCGCCTGGAGCTCGCCCGCTCGCTGGAGGGCACTGGCCGGGAGGTCTTGCGCTACAGCGTCATCGACACCGGAGTGGGCATCCCGCCGGACAAACGGCAGGCCGTTTTCATGCCCTTCACCCTGCTCGACGCCTCGACCACGCGGAGCCAGGGCGGCGCCGGGCTGGGACTCGCGCTGTGCGCCTTGCTGGCCACGAGCATGAGCGGCCGCGTGGTCCTGCGCGGCGGGCCGGAGGGAGGCAGCGCCTTCCATTTCCTCCTGCCCGTGGACACCGACGCTTCGTCCCGGGAAGCGGATGCCGCCCCGGACGACGAGGCCCGGGCATGGACAAGCGCGCCCGTTACGGACTACCCTGCAAAATAATGGACAAAGCCCGTGCA
This genomic window contains:
- a CDS encoding PAS domain-containing protein — protein: MWRNRLLRAETVRREEAERALRAQHDLLETVFDATSDAILVLDQDFRVLTANRTAAARFDRDVASMRGRVILDLTEPAVAAARRRHYTEAMTTGRTVRFRDIRGGRTYDSVLYRLPGVADAPVRLAIYARDVTEELEAEAMLRESRERLDKIFHLTPAVIAITTQADARYIDINKTFTDMTGYTREDVIGRSNRSLDIWLDPKDRERVARTIKRKGIVRNMELRVRFKDGRKATGLLSCIPLDAYGEPCLLGVMMDITERKDMERELRQAKEAAETASKAKTRFLSVMSHEVRTPMNTILGMVDVLRDSGLTGPQSEYLAALEQAAESLLTLLEDVLTISRLDSGTLQLQTRPYVPADLARQAGEACAPRAEAKGLAFTVAVAPDVPSEACGDPEKICQVLDHLLDNAVKFTATGEVRLELARSLEGTGREVLRYSVIDTGVGIPPDKRQAVFMPFTLLDASTTRSQGGAGLGLALCALLATSMSGRVVLRGGPEGGSAFHFLLPVDTDASSREADAAPDDEARAWTSAPVTDYPAK
- a CDS encoding SH3 domain-containing protein, whose translation is MKTRIFGFLFGVAVFAFALAATAQAQSMQQAPAMSSQQQAILAETWTLTPQRSAHAGFTGLPLRNCEGLSCGVLAKMPIGTQVDVLLDDREGWALVHVPTLNMYGWVNTNNIFQ
- a CDS encoding glutamine--tRNA ligase/YqeY domain fusion protein, coding for MTARDAEAKDAAGAAPARDFIRQIIDEDMRTGKWAGRVHTRFPPEPNGYLHIGHAKSICLNFGLAKEFSGQCNLRFDDTNPAKEEVEYVDSIKADVHWLGFDWEDRLFYASDYFDRLYAFAEMLIEKGLAYVDDLSQEEIRAYRGTLTEPGKDSPYRGRTPEENLGLFRRMRAGEFPDGAKVLRAKIDMQSPNVVLRDPVLYRIKHVAHHRTGDKWCIYPMYDYTHCISDALEGVTHSLCSLEFENNRPLYDWVLDNLPVPQHPQQIEFARLNLSYTVLSKRKLIQLVTEKHVTGWDDPRLPTLSGIRRRGYTPEAIRDFCERIGISKADNMVDMALLEHCLREDLNRRAKRVMAVLRPLKVVIENYPEGQVETFDCPYHPEDPSQGSRPVPFSREIYVERDDFMETPAKKWFRLAPGAEVRLRYAYYVTCTGVIKDPATGEVVELRCAYDPATRGGWSNDGRKVKGTLHWVSAAHAKPAEVRLYDRLFTKENPSEGKGDFKDWLNSDSLEVIEDALIEPALAGVTAGENIQFERLGYFCADKDGTPQKPVFNRSVALRDSWAKAAGR
- a CDS encoding Nif11-like leader peptide family natural product precursor yields the protein MSLQSAKEFVSRLHEDQDFRWALGECKNKWERRRFVILNGYSFSPAELVCATSPGGHASEDRTAVIERVRRQHGHSAYAFM
- a CDS encoding sensor domain-containing protein; translation: MSFVASLSSSGVPDDAFKRVFLSSPNAALLRDADGMVMAVNTAFEALFGVEAGEIVGLDLREVVRPMDARAEEPEGGAWNLCGAALLRCTRWSAGENGAVDVSVSNFTVGAVDGRPVSCMLFRDISTRRRAEENLRAAERKYRSIFENAVEGIFQTTPEGRYLEANRTLARIYGFVSVVEMTQHFRDIGSQLYVDPGRRDDFVRQLSAHDQVRDFESQIRKKDGAVIWISENARVVREADGKAAYYEGTVVDITDRKRAEESAAAQRAYFSQLFANSPQAISLIDMHRNIVDVNAAFEDLFGFRAVDLKGFGMRAFIVPEPLLTECENVRTAILSGKSVVRETSRRHQDGRLIPVSMIGFPIRIAGETQGIVYIYQDISERKAFEEQITHQAFHDALTGLPNRSLFADRLERALTRTRRRDDYQYAVLMIDLNKFKGINDTMGHAAGDLLLREVARRLAGCVRSMDTVARLGGDEFAVILEELKSKKEVMAVVDRIGVTVEQPFCLCGTTVSPGASIGIVLHTRDYAASEDVLRDADIAMYRAKEQGRLSMIFDRQMHQEILEAITLEVDLRNALEQNQLLLHYQPIVDVKTGDIAGFEALVRWDHPSRGLVPPVKFIPLAEETGLIVPLGRYVIDEACRQLRAWQLEMPEAAHLTVSVNVSCRQFVKDGLVEHVAGVLAETGLAPSCLKLEITESVLMHDARVTARELQRLKDLGVKIAIDDFGTGYSSLSYLRQLPIDQLKIDRSFISGHECNDESQEIVKSIISLARSLGLTVVAEGVECPDQLDRLRLADCDKAQGFMFSRPLDKDAAHRLIRGNG